From the genome of Candidatus Bathyarchaeota archaeon, one region includes:
- a CDS encoding 3-oxoacyl-ACP reductase FabG, producing the protein MSGTVTTRETDQGEIKYFTPEGVKVESGKVALVTGAARGIGRAIAIELAGRGYDIVLNDVETSTDGDGAIKEIQSLGRRALFAVGDVSSYSDVQKMVDMIVKKFGRIDVLVNNAGINIDRLVTNMSPQEWQKVIDVNLTGVFNCTKAVLPHMISAGGGRIINISSQGALDGPVGQANYAAAKGGVISFTKVIAREYAQYNILCNAVAPGCIRTRMTDSIPPGQLRERVSKIPLGRRGEPGEVAKLVAFLAEDGTYITGQLILINAGEYI; encoded by the coding sequence ATGTCAGGGACGGTAACAACAAGAGAGACCGATCAAGGTGAGATCAAATACTTCACCCCCGAAGGGGTTAAGGTAGAGAGTGGGAAGGTTGCCTTGGTGACAGGGGCTGCTAGAGGGATAGGTAGGGCTATAGCAATTGAACTTGCTGGGAGAGGCTACGACATAGTTTTGAATGATGTTGAAACCTCAACTGATGGTGATGGGGCTATCAAGGAGATACAGTCTCTGGGTAGGAGGGCCTTATTCGCAGTTGGCGACGTATCAAGTTACAGCGATGTTCAGAAGATGGTCGACATGATTGTTAAGAAGTTTGGGAGGATAGATGTGCTGGTGAATAATGCTGGAATAAACATAGACAGGTTGGTGACCAACATGTCACCCCAGGAATGGCAGAAGGTTATAGATGTGAATCTGACAGGTGTCTTCAACTGTACGAAAGCAGTTCTCCCACATATGATCTCGGCTGGAGGTGGCAGGATCATCAACATAAGCTCCCAAGGAGCCTTAGATGGGCCTGTAGGTCAAGCCAACTACGCAGCTGCGAAGGGTGGCGTCATATCCTTCACAAAGGTCATTGCCAGAGAATACGCTCAGTACAACATACTCTGTAATGCAGTCGCACCTGGATGCATCCGAACAAGAATGACTGACTCAATTCCTCCAGGCCAACTACGTGAGAGGGTATCTAAGATACCTCTCGGCAGGAGAGGTGAGCCTGGTGAGGTTGCAAAACTAGTTGCATTCTTGGCAGAGGATGGAACATACATAACCGGGCAACTGATCCTGATAAATGCGGGGGAATACATCTAG
- a CDS encoding SDR family oxidoreductase: MVLSGKIALVTGAGSGLGRASAIRLARDGADLILWGRTESKLAQTGEEILRLGRRCKWYSVDVNKTNEIQEAVRRTRREFGEIDILVNSAGVNIPQRAEEVTVEAWDTIVDTNLKGLFFCCQAVGVQSMIPRRKGVIVNISSQAGKVALPYRAAYCASKGGVDQVTRVLAYEWARYNIRVNAVAPTFVETPFTEKMLADPEFRNFVMDNIPLKRLATQDEVAAAVSFLVSDEAGIITGAVLPVDGGWTIH, from the coding sequence ATGGTGCTATCTGGAAAGATAGCTTTAGTGACAGGGGCGGGGAGCGGCCTCGGAAGAGCCTCAGCCATAAGACTAGCAAGAGATGGCGCCGACCTTATCCTTTGGGGGCGTACAGAGAGTAAACTCGCCCAGACAGGGGAGGAGATTCTCAGGTTGGGTCGAAGATGTAAATGGTACTCCGTCGATGTGAATAAGACCAATGAGATTCAGGAAGCCGTGAGGAGAACCCGCCGAGAATTCGGTGAGATAGACATATTAGTAAACAGTGCAGGAGTCAACATTCCACAGAGGGCTGAAGAAGTTACGGTCGAAGCCTGGGACACCATCGTCGACACAAACCTCAAAGGCCTATTCTTCTGCTGTCAAGCGGTGGGAGTACAGTCCATGATACCCAGAAGGAAGGGTGTTATAGTGAACATCTCATCCCAAGCAGGTAAAGTAGCCCTACCTTACAGGGCAGCCTACTGCGCGAGTAAAGGTGGAGTAGATCAGGTTACCCGTGTACTCGCCTATGAATGGGCAAGATACAATATAAGGGTGAATGCTGTCGCACCAACATTCGTAGAGACACCATTCACAGAGAAGATGCTGGCCGACCCAGAGTTCAGAAATTTCGTAATGGACAATATCCCCCTGAAGCGTCTGGCAACCCAAGATGAGGTTGCAGCCGCCGTCTCCTTCCTCGTAAGCGATGAGGCCGGCATCATCACCGGAGCTGTCCTCCCCGTGGATGGTGGCTGGACGATTCATTGA
- a CDS encoding NADP-dependent malic enzyme, with the protein MIEPYGKMAVEWHRFYKGKIGVTIKTPITSYEDLAILYAPGVAQPCIEIDEDKEKIYEYTNVGNFVAVITDGSRVLGLGNIGRAGMPVIEAKALLFKYLGDVDAFPIFISTQDPDEIVQAVKWISQSFGGVNLEDIDAPKCFDIYDRLSKELDIPVFHDDQHGTAIVVLAALKNALKLAGKKLKELHIVMVGAGTAALASAKLLIEAGANAEDMIIVDSKGILYQDRPDMDKYKVEMAAKTNRRMMKGSLRDALKGADVAIALSKPGPGVLTRDMISTMADKPIIFALANPTPEIPPEEALEAGAKIVATGRADYPNQINNSICFPAVFRGLLDVRARGVNTSIMLAAAYEIGRYAEEQGLSEKHILPTMMDTDLYPRVAAAVGRAAIESGVARVKHTYEDLMEMAQLRISRYRKTLHLLMKEGIIPPPPTLKTPAQP; encoded by the coding sequence ATGATTGAACCATATGGTAAAATGGCAGTCGAGTGGCACAGATTCTACAAGGGAAAAATAGGAGTCACCATAAAGACCCCGATAACCTCCTATGAGGACCTAGCAATACTCTACGCCCCAGGGGTTGCCCAACCATGCATAGAGATAGATGAGGATAAAGAGAAGATATACGAATATACTAACGTAGGAAATTTTGTAGCCGTAATCACCGACGGCTCAAGGGTTCTAGGCTTAGGAAACATCGGGAGAGCGGGAATGCCTGTGATAGAGGCGAAAGCCCTCCTCTTCAAATATTTAGGCGACGTCGACGCCTTCCCAATATTCATCTCAACCCAAGACCCAGACGAGATAGTTCAAGCTGTGAAATGGATCTCACAGTCTTTCGGAGGAGTCAACCTCGAAGATATAGATGCACCAAAATGCTTCGACATATATGATAGACTATCGAAGGAACTTGACATCCCAGTATTCCATGACGACCAGCATGGAACAGCGATAGTCGTCCTAGCAGCCTTAAAGAATGCTCTGAAACTTGCTGGAAAGAAGCTTAAGGAACTACATATAGTGATGGTTGGCGCCGGAACAGCTGCCCTGGCCTCAGCCAAACTCCTGATAGAAGCGGGGGCGAATGCTGAAGACATGATCATAGTAGACAGTAAAGGCATACTCTATCAAGATAGGCCTGACATGGATAAGTATAAGGTTGAGATGGCTGCGAAGACAAATAGAAGAATGATGAAGGGCAGCTTGAGAGACGCCTTGAAAGGAGCAGATGTAGCCATAGCTCTCTCAAAGCCAGGCCCTGGAGTCTTGACCCGCGACATGATCTCAACAATGGCTGATAAACCAATAATATTCGCGCTAGCCAACCCGACACCTGAGATTCCACCTGAAGAAGCATTGGAGGCAGGCGCCAAGATAGTGGCGACAGGCAGGGCAGATTATCCAAACCAGATAAACAATTCAATATGTTTCCCAGCCGTGTTCCGAGGCCTACTAGATGTCAGAGCCAGAGGAGTAAACACATCAATCATGCTGGCTGCAGCCTATGAGATAGGAAGATATGCTGAGGAGCAAGGACTCAGCGAGAAACATATACTACCGACGATGATGGATACGGACCTATACCCCAGAGTTGCAGCCGCCGTTGGAAGAGCAGCCATCGAATCTGGTGTGGCAAGGGTCAAGCATACATATGAGGATCTAATGGAGATGGCGCAACTGAGAATATCAAGATACCGCAAAACATTACATCTGTTGATGAAGGAGGGAATCATACCGCCCCCACCAACCTTGAAAACACCAGCACAACCATAA
- a CDS encoding cysteine hydrolase gives MFRVSLLALNIPADKTALVLIEPQNDFLKPGGAMYEFIKDQLKKRNVIENLVDLVNRARGRVKIIYVPFHRFEPGFPELKPGGPAVEGLRGIEMEMPAWGGRGAWVKGTPGPEIIDELKPQPGDIVIEGKKTLDAFHSTALDYILRANMIEWVAIAGFHTNWCVESTARSAYDKGYRVIVIKDCTATDTDEEQTYPERYIFPKIGRVMTKDDFLNSLK, from the coding sequence ATGTTTCGGGTGAGTTTGTTGGCTTTAAATATCCCAGCCGATAAGACCGCCCTAGTTCTCATCGAACCTCAGAATGACTTCCTCAAGCCTGGAGGAGCCATGTACGAGTTTATCAAGGACCAGTTGAAGAAGAGGAATGTTATAGAAAATTTGGTAGACCTAGTCAACAGGGCAAGGGGTAGGGTTAAGATAATCTACGTTCCATTCCACCGGTTCGAGCCTGGCTTTCCAGAGTTGAAGCCCGGAGGACCTGCCGTTGAGGGTTTGAGGGGTATAGAGATGGAGATGCCTGCTTGGGGTGGAAGAGGAGCCTGGGTTAAAGGCACCCCAGGACCTGAGATAATAGATGAGTTGAAGCCTCAGCCTGGTGACATAGTGATAGAGGGTAAGAAGACCCTAGACGCCTTCCATTCAACAGCCCTAGACTATATTTTGAGGGCGAATATGATAGAGTGGGTTGCGATAGCTGGGTTCCACACGAACTGGTGCGTCGAATCGACAGCCAGGTCTGCCTATGATAAAGGTTACAGGGTGATAGTGATCAAGGACTGCACAGCCACCGATACCGATGAGGAACAGACATACCCTGAGAGATACATATTTCCGAAGATAGGCAGAGTCATGACCAAAGATGATTTCTTAAATAGTCTCAAGTAA
- a CDS encoding aldehyde ferredoxin oxidoreductase family protein: protein MVHGYAGKILWVNLSSGEVKKQSLDMELAYNFLGGEGIASNILFREVGPETDPLGPENIIIFMTGAFVGTNIPCGIKTTVVSKSPLTGIYGESIFSAPFGIDLKQSGYDGLIVKGRAENPAYIWIHNDQVEVKSAKSLWGMDTFETVDAVREELHDRSISVIAIGPAGEKLVKIASIISDDSRAAGRCGMGAVMGSKNLKAIACKGSGKITVSDPERLDELRREALNIALPNTKTLREHGTAAGLIVFEQNGNLPIRNWTRGTFPEAENITGSTMTQKILVGPNPCKTCPIACGRKVKVPSGPYAMEGSGPEYETMAALGSLCYNSNLESIAKANDICNRLGIDTISTGQAIAFAMECYEKGILQDTSGVDLTWGNPDAVVKMCELIGRKEGLGAILGEGVRRASQVIGKGSEKYAIHVKGLEFPEHNPRKFKSMAVAYATSNVGANHNRGSPMLVERNLLSPELPWKEPVDGFSTKDKGRMAKVYQDLCCAVDSLGICKFMVFWGKLPLRILTEYYGAVTGKTLTFEEFMKIGERIWNLQRAFNNRMGITRKDDTLPERFLKESVNEGPAKGQIVELDVMLEEYYRERRLDEDGKPDECKLRDLGLGWVADIIHRK, encoded by the coding sequence ATGGTTCACGGATATGCTGGAAAGATTCTTTGGGTAAACCTTTCAAGTGGAGAAGTTAAAAAGCAGAGTCTCGACATGGAACTTGCATACAACTTTCTTGGCGGCGAGGGCATAGCATCTAACATACTATTCAGGGAGGTTGGGCCTGAGACAGATCCCCTAGGCCCCGAAAACATAATCATATTTATGACAGGCGCCTTCGTAGGCACAAATATTCCATGCGGGATCAAGACGACAGTAGTCTCCAAATCGCCTCTCACAGGAATATATGGGGAGTCGATATTCTCAGCACCTTTTGGTATAGACCTGAAGCAATCAGGATACGACGGCTTGATTGTGAAGGGAAGGGCTGAGAACCCTGCCTACATATGGATCCATAACGATCAGGTGGAGGTCAAGAGTGCGAAGAGCCTGTGGGGTATGGATACTTTTGAGACTGTAGATGCGGTGAGGGAGGAACTGCATGATAGGTCGATCTCAGTCATAGCAATAGGGCCTGCAGGTGAGAAACTCGTAAAGATAGCAAGCATCATATCAGATGACAGCAGGGCCGCAGGAAGATGCGGCATGGGAGCGGTGATGGGTTCAAAGAACCTGAAGGCCATAGCATGTAAAGGATCGGGAAAGATTACGGTTTCAGATCCTGAGAGGCTAGACGAGTTGAGGAGAGAAGCTTTGAACATAGCACTCCCAAACACTAAAACTCTCAGGGAACATGGAACAGCGGCAGGCCTTATAGTCTTCGAGCAGAATGGGAACCTCCCCATAAGAAACTGGACAAGGGGAACCTTCCCTGAAGCTGAGAATATAACAGGTTCAACGATGACCCAGAAGATTCTAGTCGGCCCAAACCCATGCAAGACATGTCCAATAGCATGTGGAAGGAAGGTGAAGGTGCCCAGCGGCCCATACGCTATGGAGGGGAGCGGCCCTGAATATGAGACCATGGCTGCCCTAGGCTCACTATGTTACAATAGCAACTTGGAATCCATAGCTAAAGCAAACGACATCTGCAACAGGCTTGGCATAGACACCATCTCGACAGGTCAAGCCATAGCTTTCGCAATGGAATGTTATGAGAAAGGGATCCTGCAAGACACCAGCGGCGTCGACCTGACATGGGGGAATCCAGACGCCGTCGTAAAGATGTGTGAACTCATAGGGAGGAAGGAAGGTTTAGGAGCCATACTCGGCGAGGGTGTTCGTAGGGCATCCCAAGTGATAGGTAAAGGCTCAGAGAAGTACGCTATACATGTTAAGGGCCTGGAGTTCCCTGAGCATAATCCACGAAAGTTCAAATCTATGGCAGTCGCATACGCAACGTCAAATGTTGGAGCAAACCATAACAGGGGTTCACCGATGCTCGTTGAGAGGAATCTGCTCAGCCCCGAACTTCCATGGAAGGAGCCTGTAGACGGCTTCTCGACGAAGGATAAAGGCCGCATGGCCAAGGTTTACCAAGACCTCTGCTGCGCCGTAGACTCCCTTGGAATATGTAAGTTCATGGTCTTCTGGGGAAAGCTCCCATTAAGGATACTCACCGAATACTATGGAGCCGTGACAGGCAAGACCTTAACATTTGAAGAATTCATGAAGATAGGTGAGAGAATATGGAACCTTCAACGTGCCTTCAACAATAGGATGGGAATCACAAGAAAGGACGACACCCTCCCTGAGAGGTTCCTCAAAGAATCTGTGAATGAAGGACCTGCAAAAGGGCAGATAGTTGAACTGGATGTGATGCTCGAGGAGTATTATAGGGAGCGGAGACTCGACGAGGATGGGAAGCCTGATGAATGTAAACTAAGGGATCTAGGTCTAGGCTGGGTTGCAGACATCATACATAGGAAGTAG
- a CDS encoding iron-containing alcohol dehydrogenase, whose product MQLRMNFSIQLPRKIIFGDDAFKEVPDLVKAFNPRSVLIVTDPVIRKIGAAEKISEPLQSAGVNVEVYDQVEPEPSVEAAEAVVNSARSSRCDLVIGLGGGSSMDMAKLASISITNQNPISDFVGVGKVPKPGVPKILIPTTAGTGAEITMNAIISNRVEHLKMGIVSPHIIADVAVIDPLLTLTMPPSVTASTGLDALTHAIESLMSIELNPFCEPLALEAVRLIFRSLPKAYRDGNNLEARREMSLAAMFAGISLAISGVCAGHAAAYSFTVTVPHGVACALALPYVMEMNAQACPSRLVSVAEAAGVKREGAGQMENVYNAVSAVRGLMENVKSPLSLMDIGIKEADLDHMAEKMLTVKRLLVRNPKVLTEEDAKILMRRMYAGEQLPLSEYKG is encoded by the coding sequence TTGCAACTTAGAATGAACTTCTCAATACAACTTCCTAGAAAGATAATATTCGGGGATGATGCCTTCAAAGAGGTTCCGGACCTAGTCAAGGCTTTCAATCCTAGATCAGTCCTTATCGTGACGGATCCGGTTATTAGGAAGATAGGGGCCGCCGAAAAAATATCTGAACCCCTCCAAAGTGCAGGTGTCAATGTTGAAGTTTACGATCAAGTTGAGCCTGAGCCCAGTGTGGAGGCGGCTGAGGCTGTTGTAAACTCAGCCAGGAGTTCACGTTGCGACTTGGTCATAGGTTTGGGTGGTGGCAGCTCTATGGATATGGCGAAGTTGGCCTCAATAAGCATAACAAACCAAAATCCGATATCTGACTTTGTGGGAGTTGGTAAAGTTCCGAAACCCGGCGTACCTAAAATCCTGATTCCAACAACCGCCGGGACAGGCGCCGAGATAACTATGAACGCCATAATCTCCAATAGGGTGGAACATCTGAAAATGGGGATCGTAAGCCCCCACATCATAGCTGATGTAGCTGTAATCGATCCCCTGCTTACGTTAACCATGCCTCCCAGCGTTACAGCATCCACTGGGCTCGACGCCCTTACCCATGCTATAGAATCTTTGATGTCTATTGAACTCAATCCATTCTGTGAACCCCTAGCCTTGGAGGCTGTCAGACTCATCTTCAGGAGTCTACCGAAAGCGTACAGGGATGGTAACAACCTGGAAGCTAGGAGGGAGATGTCCTTAGCTGCCATGTTCGCAGGCATCTCCCTCGCCATCTCAGGCGTATGTGCAGGCCACGCAGCCGCATACTCCTTCACAGTCACCGTCCCCCATGGCGTGGCCTGCGCCCTAGCCCTACCATACGTCATGGAGATGAATGCACAAGCATGTCCATCCAGACTCGTCTCGGTTGCCGAGGCGGCTGGCGTAAAGAGGGAGGGTGCCGGCCAGATGGAGAACGTGTACAACGCGGTCTCTGCTGTCAGGGGGTTGATGGAGAATGTTAAGAGCCCCCTATCGTTGATGGATATTGGTATAAAAGAGGCTGATCTCGACCATATGGCTGAGAAGATGCTTACTGTCAAGAGGCTGCTCGTACGAAACCCGAAGGTCCTGACAGAGGAGGATGCAAAGATACTTATGCGCAGAATGTATGCTGGGGAACAGTTGCCTCTATCGGAATATAAGGGTTAA
- a CDS encoding acetate--CoA ligase family protein yields the protein MSVDEGMDPLDNFFTPRSVAIVGASSKPGKIGHEIVRNISQYDYKGRVYPVNPTAESILGLKCYRTISDVEDSVDLAVFVAASNILPELVEEACRKGVRNAIIVSGGFKEMGGEGVKYEEQIVSTARKFGMRIIGPNCIGVFDSTTRLDTFFYPHDRMVRPPPGGVSFVTQSGTFGLTFLEWATNSRMGVRRLVSLGNRCDVNELDMLRYLGRDPLTKVIALHLESLTDGRQLVKEAREVSSRKHIVTLKTGRVEESKAALSHTGAITGSYQVCMSVLKDSGMILVDSFEELFDVSKALEKQPPAKGSNVTIVTNAAGPSVAAADLCHEYGFNIVEYSEGTMKRLRSTLPPYAVIGEYVDLTGSATSEDYQKTFEIVLEEPNIDAVICFVVFLNPPITPEVIKIISNVRNFGKPIVCWATGGEYSQRLIERLEEAGIPVYPTTERVIRSLRGLIEAGSLRVWSEPEPVQADRERVGRIICKVLSEGRDMLTEQESKDILRAYGIKTTVEYVAKSAVEAGDLASKIGFPVVMKILSPDITHKSDVGGVLTDIRSPQEASEAFNVIVKNVRRSRPEARFEGVIVENQLPRGVEVLVGATVDRDFGPVVAFGLGGIFVEAFRDVSYGLAPLSESDALRVISRTNVAKLLSGFRGFGPADLKGLSTLLRRVSYLAYEQPIVEMDLNPVIVTSRDCTVADARIRIKV from the coding sequence ATGAGTGTGGATGAAGGCATGGATCCGCTTGACAACTTCTTCACACCCCGAAGTGTAGCCATCGTAGGTGCCTCATCGAAACCTGGAAAGATAGGCCACGAGATTGTAAGAAACATTTCACAGTATGATTATAAGGGTCGGGTATACCCTGTGAACCCGACTGCTGAGTCGATACTCGGGCTGAAATGTTACAGGACCATAAGTGATGTTGAAGATTCGGTGGACCTTGCGGTTTTTGTAGCGGCTTCAAACATCTTACCAGAACTTGTTGAGGAGGCTTGCAGGAAGGGCGTGAGAAACGCGATTATAGTCTCAGGTGGCTTCAAGGAGATGGGTGGCGAGGGGGTAAAGTATGAGGAGCAGATCGTCTCGACCGCCCGGAAATTCGGTATGAGGATAATTGGTCCAAACTGTATAGGTGTCTTCGACAGCACAACAAGGCTGGACACGTTCTTCTATCCGCATGACCGAATGGTCAGGCCTCCACCTGGAGGAGTATCCTTCGTCACTCAGAGTGGCACCTTCGGCCTAACCTTCCTTGAATGGGCAACAAACTCGAGGATGGGTGTGAGGAGGCTCGTCAGCTTGGGTAATAGATGTGACGTCAATGAGTTGGACATGCTCAGGTATCTTGGCCGCGATCCATTAACGAAGGTTATCGCCCTACACTTGGAGAGTCTAACTGATGGGAGGCAACTTGTGAAGGAGGCTAGGGAGGTCTCGTCTAGAAAGCATATAGTGACCTTGAAGACAGGTAGGGTGGAGGAGTCTAAGGCAGCCCTCAGCCACACAGGGGCGATTACTGGGTCTTACCAGGTTTGCATGTCGGTCTTGAAGGATTCAGGGATGATCCTCGTCGACTCTTTCGAGGAGCTCTTCGACGTGTCGAAGGCGCTGGAGAAGCAGCCTCCCGCTAAGGGCAGTAATGTTACGATTGTAACAAATGCGGCGGGTCCATCGGTAGCGGCAGCTGACCTATGTCACGAGTATGGCTTCAATATTGTTGAGTATTCTGAGGGGACCATGAAGAGGCTTCGTTCAACCCTTCCACCATACGCTGTGATAGGGGAGTATGTCGATCTGACAGGTAGTGCAACAAGTGAAGACTATCAAAAGACATTCGAGATTGTTCTTGAAGAACCTAACATAGACGCCGTAATCTGCTTTGTAGTATTTTTGAATCCCCCTATCACACCTGAAGTCATCAAGATCATATCGAATGTACGAAATTTCGGGAAACCGATAGTTTGCTGGGCTACAGGGGGTGAATATTCCCAGAGGCTCATAGAGAGACTTGAGGAGGCTGGTATTCCAGTATATCCGACGACTGAGAGAGTCATAAGATCTCTAAGGGGGCTCATAGAGGCTGGTTCTTTGAGAGTCTGGTCTGAACCTGAACCTGTCCAAGCCGACAGAGAGAGGGTGGGCAGGATAATTTGCAAAGTCTTATCGGAGGGCCGCGACATGTTGACTGAGCAGGAGAGCAAGGATATCCTCAGAGCCTACGGAATTAAGACGACTGTTGAGTATGTAGCGAAGTCTGCGGTTGAGGCTGGGGACCTCGCCTCAAAGATAGGTTTCCCCGTTGTAATGAAGATTCTTTCACCAGATATAACGCATAAGTCTGATGTCGGCGGCGTATTGACCGATATTAGAAGTCCCCAGGAGGCGTCTGAGGCTTTCAATGTGATAGTTAAGAATGTTAGGAGGAGTAGGCCAGAAGCTAGGTTTGAGGGAGTTATAGTTGAGAATCAGCTGCCCAGAGGCGTAGAGGTTCTTGTAGGCGCAACAGTAGACAGAGACTTCGGTCCTGTCGTAGCCTTCGGCCTCGGAGGCATATTCGTCGAGGCCTTCAGGGACGTCTCTTACGGTTTGGCGCCCCTCTCAGAGAGTGACGCTTTGAGGGTTATCTCCAGAACAAACGTGGCCAAGCTGCTTTCGGGATTCAGAGGATTTGGACCTGCCGATTTGAAGGGTCTCTCAACCCTTCTGAGAAGGGTGTCTTACCTGGCTTATGAGCAGCCGATAGTTGAGATGGACCTCAACCCTGTAATCGTCACGTCGAGGGATTGTACTGTTGCAGATGCGAGGATAAGGATAAAGGTTTGA
- a CDS encoding VOC family protein — protein MPKGMILEHVSMIVRNRDESVDFYTKVMGFKVLRKYETETMRVAYLYLDDQLLELNEMCPKDQPAGLVPLGLSHLGFRVDDMDEAISEFKKYGVEVTGEPIKFEPKIYAVAEVSGEKLLRALRPTKKPYWKIATLKDPNGVTIELLER, from the coding sequence ATGCCTAAGGGAATGATTCTTGAACATGTAAGTATGATTGTGAGAAACCGTGATGAATCTGTTGACTTCTACACCAAAGTGATGGGATTCAAGGTCCTCAGAAAATATGAGACGGAGACGATGAGGGTTGCATATCTTTACCTTGATGATCAATTGTTGGAGTTGAATGAGATGTGCCCCAAGGACCAGCCGGCAGGACTTGTTCCTTTAGGATTATCACATCTAGGATTTAGGGTCGACGACATGGATGAGGCCATATCTGAATTCAAGAAATACGGCGTCGAGGTTACAGGTGAACCTATAAAGTTTGAGCCTAAGATCTACGCTGTGGCAGAGGTTTCTGGAGAGAAGTTGTTGAGGGCCCTCAGACCTACAAAGAAGCCATACTGGAAGATAGCGACACTAAAAGACCCTAATGGAGTGACTATCGAGCTGCTTGAACGTTAA
- a CDS encoding zinc ribbon domain-containing protein, whose amino-acid sequence MFRCLRLVYCMKCGAEIPDGALQCPRCGLKVGCFPKSEGHDYSGVGGVLILAGGILAIVFAIIPLLLMQLWIGGFSRLMGSHMMWDRWMMPTAIGGWIIGFMMVGALISLVLGVVAIYSYSKVRRGGLKTGGTVAIVAGIIMMVTMNWLPGIMVLIGGVLCHTSR is encoded by the coding sequence TTGTTCAGGTGCCTTAGATTGGTCTACTGTATGAAGTGCGGGGCTGAGATTCCTGATGGAGCTCTGCAATGTCCTAGATGCGGCTTGAAGGTTGGATGCTTCCCAAAATCTGAGGGCCACGACTATTCGGGTGTAGGAGGTGTATTGATACTGGCTGGCGGAATATTGGCAATAGTCTTCGCCATCATACCTCTGCTCCTGATGCAACTGTGGATAGGAGGCTTCTCAAGGTTGATGGGGAGCCATATGATGTGGGATAGATGGATGATGCCCACTGCAATTGGAGGATGGATCATTGGATTCATGATGGTTGGAGCCTTAATCTCACTCGTTCTGGGAGTTGTCGCAATATACTCATACAGTAAAGTCAGGCGTGGAGGCTTGAAGACAGGCGGCACAGTAGCCATCGTAGCCGGTATAATAATGATGGTTACTATGAATTGGCTTCCAGGAATCATGGTTCTGATAGGTGGGGTGCTATGCCACACCTCAAGATGA
- a CDS encoding NAD-dependent epimerase/dehydratase family protein, protein MSILITGGTGLIGSELARMLVERGDEPVLFDVAPDMTSVKPITGKVKIVRGDLANWSEVFNTVKEFKVKSIYHLGGMLSLPSDANPWAAYRVNANGTMHVLEAARLFDVDRIIFTSTIATYAREAETPLRIDETTVQRPENMYGVTKLFCELLGRFYHKKFNLDFRAVRYPTVIGPGAKTKHMTQYLAWMIEYSIQNKPFEVWVEEDTMVPCIYYKDAAKALLMLHDAPSQRIKTRVYTLAGITLTAGEFAETVRKHIPSAKITFKPDPEVVKMMGKGFSYIDDSPARNEWDWRTTYDLDEMIKDFQRYLEQR, encoded by the coding sequence ATGTCGATCCTGATAACCGGTGGGACAGGCCTGATAGGCTCCGAACTTGCAAGGATGCTTGTCGAGAGGGGAGATGAACCTGTCCTATTTGATGTGGCTCCAGACATGACATCTGTCAAGCCTATTACCGGTAAGGTGAAGATTGTTAGGGGTGATTTGGCGAATTGGTCTGAAGTCTTCAACACAGTCAAAGAATTCAAAGTTAAGAGCATATATCATCTTGGGGGGATGCTCAGCCTCCCTTCAGACGCAAACCCTTGGGCTGCGTACAGGGTCAACGCCAATGGAACGATGCATGTATTGGAGGCCGCTAGACTCTTCGATGTTGATAGGATTATTTTCACCAGCACCATAGCAACATATGCTAGAGAGGCTGAGACCCCTCTGAGGATAGATGAGACCACGGTTCAGAGGCCTGAGAACATGTATGGAGTCACCAAACTCTTCTGTGAGCTACTCGGAAGATTCTATCATAAGAAGTTCAACCTCGACTTTAGGGCAGTCAGATATCCCACAGTCATAGGCCCAGGAGCAAAGACCAAGCATATGACCCAGTACCTGGCTTGGATGATCGAATACTCAATCCAGAATAAGCCTTTCGAAGTATGGGTTGAGGAGGATACAATGGTTCCATGCATATATTACAAGGATGCGGCGAAAGCCCTCCTAATGTTACATGACGCTCCAAGCCAGAGAATAAAGACTAGGGTCTACACCTTAGCAGGAATAACCCTCACAGCCGGAGAGTTCGCTGAGACAGTTAGGAAACATATTCCTTCAGCAAAGATAACATTCAAACCTGATCCTGAAGTTGTGAAGATGATGGGGAAAGGCTTCAGCTACATAGACGACAGCCCAGCAAGGAATGAGTGGGATTGGAGAACAACATATGATCTGGACGAGATGATAAAGGACTTTCAAAGATACCTAGAGCAGAGATAG